A window of Gudongella oleilytica genomic DNA:
GATGCTCATTGGAGATGCAGGCAGTGAAATAATTCTTAGAAGCGGGTCGGCAACTGCTATCACAAGCCCTTCAGGTGGACTGTCAGATGTTACTGCAGGTACTGACATTGCAGAAGGAAAACCCATACCTGCCAATCACCTGTTGATTATTCCAAGAAGTGACGGCAGAGGGATATTTGTTACCAAAAACAGTACCTTCGTTATGGTGCGAGGAGGCTATACCATAAGGTAGGCTACATACATTGGAGGATAAGATAATGAGAAATCGTATAACAGTAGTTGGTCTTGGATATATTGGCCTTCCCACAGCTGCAGTGATGGCTGCCGCCGGGATGGAGGTAATCGGATACGACCTTAACCCGAGGGTTGTGGAAGCGTTGAATAAGGGTGAAATAATAATCGAAGAGCCAGGTCTTGGCCAACTGGTCAAGGAAATGGTCGGGCAGGGAAGGCTGCGCGGTATATCCAGCCTCGAATCATCAGATGTCTTCATAATTTCTGTACCTACTCCCATAAATGCGGACAAAACTGCCGATATGAGCTTTGTAAGATCGGCAGCAAGGGCTGTTGCTCAGGTGGTTGCCAAAGGGAACGCCGTAGTACTTGAATCCACATCGCCACCGGGAGCCACGGAGGATATCGTTGCTGAAGAGCTTAAGGCCTCCGGGCTTAAGATCGGTGAAGAAATTTTTGTGGCGCATACTCCTGAACGGGTTTTACCTGGAAGGATACTTATAGAGCTGGTTGAGAATGACAGGATAATTGGCGGAATAAATGCTGAATCCACTGAGGTGGTGAAAGAGATTTATCAACGTTTTGTTAAAGGCAGCATATACACCACAGATTCCAGAACCGCAGAGATGTGCAAACTCATGGAAAATACCTTTAGAGATGTCAATATTGCTCTCGCGAATGAACTGGCCATATTATCTGAAAAAATGGGAATAAACGCCTGGGAGGTAATAAAGCTTGCCAACAAGCATCCCAGAGTAAACCTTCATATGCCGGGTCCTGGTGTTGGAGGTCATTGTATAGCCGTAGATCCATGGTTCGTAATTGAAGGTCAACCGGAGGGAAAGCTGATCAGGCAGGCAAGGGATAGAAACGACGGAATGCCGCTGCATGTCCTCCAGACGATCAGGGACCTGACGAAGGGAATAGATACACCTAAGGTTGCGATCTTCGGAGTTACCTACAAGCCGGATGTGGACGATACAAGGGAGAGTCCGATCATGAAGCTGGTAGAGATGCTTGTCCGGGAGAAAAACTATGAGGTGGCTATCCATGATCCCCACGTAGATGATGCAATTTTCAAGTATGGTGAGCTTAAAAAACCAACAGCTCTGGAAGCGGCAGATGGGGCTGATCTGTTTGTGCTTGCTGTAAACCATTCAGAATACCTTAGACTTGATTTTGAGGAAATCGGAAAGGTCATGAGAACCAGGCAAATCTACGATACAAGGAATTTTCTTGGAGGCGCTGGGCTCGAAGCTCTGGGCTTCAAGGTACTACTTTTAGGCAGGGGATAGAATGTATAAAGCTCTTATTATCGCAAATGAATTCCCTCCAATGGGGGGAGCAGGAGTCCAGAGGACGACCAAGTTCGTCAAATACCTAAGGGATTTTGATATAGAGCCTGTGGTTCTAACTAAGGACCATCCTGGAGGGCTTACTGATGGCACGCTTTTAAATGACATCCCTTCTGGAGTGAGCATCCATAGATTGAAGGCCTATGACACTGTAAACAGGAAAGGGGTAATGAGGCTCCCGATGAAATTCATTGGCACGAGAATACTATCTCCTGACTCTGAATATTTCTGGTATAAATTCAACAGAAAAAGAGCCGAGAAAATAGTAAGGGAAGAGCAGATAGACTGTATATATACAACCTCGTTTCCATACAGCTCACACCTTTTAGGTCTGCATCTTAAGAGGATGTTTCCTGAAATTCCCTGGATATGCGACTTTAGGGACGAGTGGACCAACAATCCCTATCATCTTGACAGTATATACAAGAAAATCAAGCTGAAGATGGAGAAACGAAAGGAGTTTGAGGTTACCTCGAATTGTGATTTCTTCATAACAAACACTCCGCTGATGCTTAAGGGCTTCATTAGCGACGATCCTTCCCTTGCAGAGAAATCTGTGTTCATTCCCAACGGGTATGACGAGGATGACTTCAGGGATTCTGAAGACCGGAGAGACGGTGGGGAAAGGTTCGTGATAACCTACACCGGCTCACTTTACGGCCGGAGAAACCTTGATGAATTTATGGAAGGGCTCAGGGCTGCCATAGATAGAGGTCACATCAGGGTTGACAAGCTGGAAATAAGGATCGTGGGGAATATCTACGAAAAGGTAGTTAACTCATATGCTGAGAAGTATGGTCTTAAGGATTCAATAAGATCCTACGGATATCTCCCTCATAAGGAGAGCATCCAGATGCTGTTCAACTCAGACGTTATTCTTCTGGTTATAGGAAAAGGTAAGGGATCGAGGAATTTCTATACGGGGAAGATATTTGAATATATAAGAGCCAACAGACCTATATTGGCAA
This region includes:
- a CDS encoding nucleotide sugar dehydrogenase; its protein translation is MRNRITVVGLGYIGLPTAAVMAAAGMEVIGYDLNPRVVEALNKGEIIIEEPGLGQLVKEMVGQGRLRGISSLESSDVFIISVPTPINADKTADMSFVRSAARAVAQVVAKGNAVVLESTSPPGATEDIVAEELKASGLKIGEEIFVAHTPERVLPGRILIELVENDRIIGGINAESTEVVKEIYQRFVKGSIYTTDSRTAEMCKLMENTFRDVNIALANELAILSEKMGINAWEVIKLANKHPRVNLHMPGPGVGGHCIAVDPWFVIEGQPEGKLIRQARDRNDGMPLHVLQTIRDLTKGIDTPKVAIFGVTYKPDVDDTRESPIMKLVEMLVREKNYEVAIHDPHVDDAIFKYGELKKPTALEAADGADLFVLAVNHSEYLRLDFEEIGKVMRTRQIYDTRNFLGGAGLEALGFKVLLLGRG
- a CDS encoding glycosyltransferase family 4 protein produces the protein MYKALIIANEFPPMGGAGVQRTTKFVKYLRDFDIEPVVLTKDHPGGLTDGTLLNDIPSGVSIHRLKAYDTVNRKGVMRLPMKFIGTRILSPDSEYFWYKFNRKRAEKIVREEQIDCIYTTSFPYSSHLLGLHLKRMFPEIPWICDFRDEWTNNPYHLDSIYKKIKLKMEKRKEFEVTSNCDFFITNTPLMLKGFISDDPSLAEKSVFIPNGYDEDDFRDSEDRRDGGERFVITYTGSLYGRRNLDEFMEGLRAAIDRGHIRVDKLEIRIVGNIYEKVVNSYAEKYGLKDSIRSYGYLPHKESIQMLFNSDVILLVIGKGKGSRNFYTGKIFEYIRANRPILAIVPKDGVAADVIYETNTGKVVDPEDIEGVTAVLSELYKEWAEGRISHDPNWSEIEKYSRKKQTEALSDIFKNVIEMAAERSRK